Proteins encoded by one window of Alphaproteobacteria bacterium:
- a CDS encoding DUF2652 domain-containing protein — MAGVERGFLLIADISGYTRFLTRSELEHARGILEGLFDGLLRSLDLPFHLSNVQGDAVFAFARDSDVADGQQVLDAMDAVYCGFAETQSRMVLNTTCTCAACANMTDLDLKLVVHHGEFAEQAAGERRELAGGDVILLHRLLKNTVREATGLAAYGAVTQAAADAINLPAVFARSRRHTEPTEEFGDVVLHVFDMAAVWQQKRQEAKVAVADDEPRAHPDVRLHLPVSVDWLWALITSPARRADWFPNVVKVDRMTAESGRAGIGTVDHCAHGGDAVTVMTVRAWRPNEMLTLEIALPMGGRMRLCFRFSERADGADLDLRCAAPDHANPLKRWLLRRAIRKQSPAMAADWDKAMAAIRGLAEADLAKGIGRPTARTAPPKTDIAAAIGLRLAAPA; from the coding sequence ATGGCCGGAGTCGAGCGCGGATTTTTGCTGATCGCGGACATCAGCGGCTATACCCGGTTTCTGACCCGGTCGGAACTGGAGCACGCGCGCGGTATCCTGGAGGGGCTGTTCGACGGGCTGCTGCGGAGCCTGGACCTGCCCTTTCACCTGTCCAACGTGCAGGGCGACGCCGTATTCGCGTTCGCCCGCGACAGCGACGTGGCCGATGGCCAGCAGGTGCTGGACGCCATGGACGCTGTGTATTGCGGCTTTGCCGAGACCCAGTCGCGCATGGTGCTGAACACCACTTGCACCTGCGCCGCCTGCGCCAACATGACGGACCTGGACCTCAAGCTGGTGGTTCATCACGGCGAGTTCGCCGAGCAGGCGGCCGGTGAGCGGCGCGAGCTGGCCGGCGGGGATGTGATCCTGCTGCACCGGCTGCTCAAGAACACGGTGCGCGAAGCGACCGGCCTTGCCGCCTATGGCGCGGTGACCCAGGCAGCGGCCGACGCCATCAATCTGCCTGCCGTCTTCGCCCGGTCCCGGCGCCATACGGAGCCGACCGAGGAGTTCGGCGATGTGGTTCTGCACGTGTTCGACATGGCGGCGGTATGGCAGCAGAAACGACAGGAAGCCAAGGTGGCCGTGGCGGACGATGAGCCGCGGGCCCATCCGGACGTGCGGCTCCACCTGCCGGTGTCGGTCGACTGGTTGTGGGCCCTCATTACCAGCCCGGCGCGCCGGGCCGACTGGTTTCCCAATGTGGTGAAGGTGGATCGGATGACGGCAGAAAGCGGCCGCGCCGGCATCGGCACGGTGGATCATTGCGCCCACGGCGGCGACGCGGTGACCGTGATGACAGTGCGCGCCTGGCGTCCCAACGAGATGCTGACCCTGGAGATTGCTTTGCCCATGGGCGGCCGCATGCGGCTGTGCTTTCGGTTCAGCGAGCGGGCCGACGGCGCGGACCTGGACCTGCGCTGCGCCGCGCCGGACCACGCCAACCCGCTCAAGCGCTGGCTGCTGCGCCGGGCCATTCGCAAACAGTCGCCGGCCATGGCGGCGGACTGGGACAAGGCCATGGCGGCAATCCGGGGTTTGGCCGAGGCCGATCTGGCGAAAGGCATTGGCCGGCCGACGGCGCGGACGGCTCCGCCAAAGACCGATATCGCCGCGGCCATTGGCCTGCGCCTGGCAGCGCCGGCCTGA
- a CDS encoding adenylate kinase produces the protein MRRVAILGNAGGGKSTLARLLTTRHDLPYHEVDKLVWLPGWRLRPEAEYAALHDAIIAGECWLMDGIGRREFIAPRLARASEIILVDMPFEVHRRLVLQRHAAWQAGTLDHPPGDHADAPPLDAVLAMMKEIDQDWMPEIRRLVAAEEAAGKSVRRIAGPEELTEMQDALRRRPDAT, from the coding sequence GTGCGGCGGGTCGCCATTCTGGGCAATGCCGGCGGCGGCAAGTCGACATTGGCGCGGCTGCTGACGACGCGACATGACCTGCCGTATCACGAAGTAGACAAGCTGGTGTGGCTGCCGGGCTGGCGATTGCGGCCGGAAGCGGAGTATGCGGCGCTGCACGACGCCATCATCGCCGGCGAATGCTGGCTGATGGATGGCATCGGCCGGCGTGAGTTCATCGCGCCGCGTCTGGCGCGGGCGAGCGAGATCATACTGGTGGACATGCCGTTTGAGGTGCATCGCCGGCTGGTGTTGCAACGCCACGCCGCGTGGCAGGCCGGCACACTGGACCACCCGCCGGGCGACCATGCCGACGCGCCGCCACTCGACGCCGTCCTCGCCATGATGAAAGAGATCGACCAAGACTGGATGCCGGAGATCCGACGCCTGGTGGCGGCGGAAGAGGCGGCCGGCAAGTCCGTCAGGCGGATCGCCGGGCCGGAGGAACTAACAGAGATGCAGGACGCGCTGCGCCGCCGGCCGGACGCAACCTAG
- a CDS encoding DNA translocase FtsK 4TM domain-containing protein yields the protein MSSTATIGRTASRNTPSGRGAGRGTGGGARAGRQPARRQILPDGARAWLVSGLIRFSGAVLMALALAFTLALLSWNPLDPSFNRATAAAPANWLGLVGAYASDLALQSLGLASAVLAGVVGLWGWRVMRVRSLGRLWLRLASLPAALIAAAAALSALGAPFGWPFAVGLGGAVGWLVLDQSATLLGGFGLDVLPLWPALAWATLAIAAIATTSGLSAGEWRRIAAALGRGIGTAGLFLGHALWRAVTAFGRLLGAPLRGARARHGTAPARAPTRPRQEPRFVAGREASPDPAGRHDQDADEDDDVPLAAPVSRREPELVAPRPATARGGRRRAREQQPALDLDFEAGLELPTLDLLSPPPPPRQADSQEALAQNARLLESVLADFGVKGEIVKVRPGPVVTLYELEPAPGTKTSRVIALADDIARSMSAISVRIAVVPGRNVIGVELPNADREMVGLSEMLAADSYDRSSARLPLALGKDIGGQPLISDLSRMPHLLVAGTTGSGKSVAINTMILSLLYRLTPEQCRFIMVDPKMLELSVYEGIPHLLSPVVTDPRKAVVALKWTVREMENRYRAMSLLGVRNLAGYNARLAEARDKGEALTRKVQTGFDPETGKPIHEDQPLDMAPMPYIVVIIDEMADLMLVAGKDVEAAIQRLAQMARAAGIHLIMATQRPSVDVVTGTIKANFPYRISFQVTSKIDSRTILGEPGAEQLLGQGDMLFMEGGGRLTRVHAPFVSVEEVEAVVSHLTRQGVPDYLEEVTEDEDAASGIPGFDDGAGGAGGDGDGGDTLYDQAVALVAREGKASTSFVQRHLQIGYNRAARIIEQMENDGVIGQANHVGKREVLIGER from the coding sequence ATGAGCAGCACCGCCACCATCGGCCGCACCGCCAGCCGCAACACACCGTCAGGCCGCGGGGCCGGCCGCGGCACCGGCGGTGGCGCACGGGCCGGCCGCCAGCCGGCCCGTCGCCAGATCCTGCCGGACGGCGCCCGCGCCTGGCTGGTGTCCGGCCTGATCCGTTTTTCCGGCGCCGTCCTGATGGCGCTGGCGCTGGCCTTCACCCTGGCGCTGCTGAGCTGGAATCCGCTCGACCCGTCTTTCAACCGGGCGACCGCCGCCGCACCGGCCAACTGGCTCGGCCTTGTCGGCGCCTATGCAAGCGATCTCGCCCTGCAGAGCCTGGGGCTGGCCAGCGCGGTGCTGGCCGGTGTCGTCGGGTTGTGGGGCTGGCGGGTCATGCGGGTGCGCTCGCTTGGCCGTTTGTGGCTGCGTCTGGCCAGCCTGCCGGCCGCCCTCATCGCCGCCGCCGCCGCCTTGTCGGCGCTTGGCGCGCCTTTTGGCTGGCCCTTCGCGGTCGGTCTTGGCGGTGCCGTCGGCTGGCTGGTACTGGACCAGTCGGCCACCCTGCTGGGCGGCTTCGGCCTCGACGTGCTGCCGCTGTGGCCGGCCCTGGCCTGGGCCACCCTGGCCATCGCCGCCATCGCCACCACCTCCGGCCTGTCCGCCGGCGAATGGCGGCGGATCGCGGCGGCCCTGGGGCGCGGCATCGGCACTGCCGGTCTGTTCCTCGGCCACGCCCTGTGGCGCGCCGTGACCGCGTTCGGCCGCCTGCTGGGCGCACCGTTGCGTGGCGCGCGGGCCCGTCACGGCACGGCCCCTGCACGGGCGCCGACGCGCCCCCGGCAGGAGCCGCGCTTCGTCGCTGGTAGGGAGGCGAGCCCTGACCCGGCCGGCCGCCATGACCAGGATGCGGACGAAGACGATGATGTGCCGCTGGCCGCCCCGGTCAGCCGGCGCGAGCCGGAGCTGGTGGCGCCGCGCCCGGCAACGGCGCGCGGCGGCCGCCGCCGCGCCCGCGAGCAACAGCCCGCACTGGATCTGGACTTCGAGGCCGGGCTGGAGCTGCCGACGCTGGACCTGCTGAGCCCGCCGCCGCCACCGCGCCAGGCCGACAGCCAGGAAGCCCTGGCCCAGAATGCCCGCCTGCTGGAAAGCGTGCTGGCCGACTTCGGCGTCAAGGGCGAGATCGTCAAGGTGCGGCCCGGTCCGGTCGTCACCCTCTATGAGCTGGAACCGGCGCCCGGCACCAAGACCAGCCGGGTCATTGCCCTGGCCGACGACATCGCCCGCTCCATGTCGGCCATCAGCGTGCGCATCGCCGTGGTGCCGGGCCGCAACGTCATCGGCGTCGAGCTGCCCAACGCCGACCGCGAGATGGTCGGCTTGAGCGAGATGCTGGCTGCCGACTCCTATGACCGCAGCAGCGCCAGGCTGCCGCTGGCGCTGGGCAAGGACATCGGTGGCCAGCCGCTGATCTCCGACCTGTCGCGTATGCCGCACCTGCTGGTCGCCGGCACCACCGGCTCCGGCAAGTCGGTGGCCATCAACACCATGATCCTGTCCCTGCTCTATCGCCTGACGCCGGAGCAGTGCCGCTTCATCATGGTCGATCCCAAGATGCTGGAACTGTCGGTCTATGAAGGCATTCCGCACCTGCTGTCGCCGGTGGTGACCGACCCGCGCAAGGCGGTGGTCGCGCTTAAATGGACCGTCCGCGAGATGGAGAACCGCTACCGTGCCATGAGCCTGCTGGGGGTGCGCAATCTGGCTGGCTACAACGCGCGGCTGGCCGAGGCGCGGGACAAGGGCGAGGCGTTGACCCGCAAGGTGCAGACCGGCTTCGATCCCGAAACCGGCAAGCCGATCCACGAGGACCAGCCGCTGGACATGGCGCCCATGCCCTACATCGTCGTCATCATCGACGAGATGGCCGACCTCATGCTGGTCGCCGGCAAGGATGTGGAGGCGGCCATTCAGCGCCTCGCCCAGATGGCTCGCGCCGCCGGCATTCACCTGATCATGGCGACACAACGACCCAGCGTTGACGTGGTCACCGGCACCATCAAGGCCAATTTCCCCTACCGCATCTCCTTCCAGGTGACCAGCAAGATCGACAGCCGCACCATCCTGGGCGAGCCCGGCGCCGAACAGCTTCTGGGCCAGGGCGACATGCTGTTCATGGAAGGCGGCGGCCGTCTGACCCGCGTCCATGCGCCCTTCGTCTCGGTGGAAGAGGTGGAGGCGGTGGTCAGCCATCTGACCCGTCAGGGCGTGCCCGATTATCTGGAGGAAGTCACCGAAGACGAGGATGCCGCCAGCGGCATTCCCGGCTTCGATGACGGAGCGGGCGGCGCGGGCGGCGACGGCGACGGCGGCGACACCCTCTATGACCAGGCGGTGGCGCTGGTGGCGCGCGAAGGCAAGGCGTCAACCAGCTTCGTCCAGCGCCATTTGCAGATCGGCTACAACCGCGCCGCCCGCATCATCGAGCAGATGGAAAATGACGGGGTCATCGGCCAGGCCAACCATGTGGGCAAGCGCGAAGTCCTGATCGGCGAGCGCTAG
- a CDS encoding aminotransferase class I/II-fold pyridoxal phosphate-dependent enzyme: MLNPRLAELPGNMFVELRALLADVSPPAGLAPIDMGIGEPQGAPPAILTETIAAHPDAWGRYPPPLGLDDLRTASAEWLTRRYDLPTGMVQPQRHVLAVAGTKEALYLVATIAVGPAKAGQRPAVLMPDPAYFVYVNAAILSGAETVMLDCPRDNNFLPDLDTLAQALLDRTALFYLCSPSNPQGSIASPDYLARLITLAQAHDFVLVLDETYAEIYDRTAPAGGLQVARDLAARQGTTTDQAMRNVLVSHSLSKRSSAAGLRAGFVAGDPDLIAAFARVRASTAPVIPVPLAHAAAALWRDDAHAEANRNAYRARFDAAERHLSNRAGFYRPPGGFFLWLQVDDGKATARRLWREAAIRAMPGAFLSDNRPDGSNPGTGYLRLAIVHSPAVVEEAARRIAPLL, translated from the coding sequence ATGCTCAATCCGCGCCTGGCCGAACTGCCGGGCAATATGTTCGTCGAACTGCGCGCCCTGCTGGCGGATGTATCTCCGCCGGCCGGTCTGGCCCCTATCGACATGGGTATTGGCGAGCCGCAGGGCGCGCCGCCGGCGATCCTGACAGAGACTATAGCCGCCCACCCCGACGCCTGGGGCCGCTACCCGCCGCCCTTGGGGCTGGACGATCTGCGCACGGCCTCGGCCGAGTGGCTGACCCGCCGCTACGACCTGCCGACCGGCATGGTCCAGCCGCAGCGCCATGTGCTTGCCGTCGCCGGCACCAAGGAGGCGCTCTATCTGGTGGCGACCATCGCCGTCGGTCCGGCCAAGGCCGGCCAGCGGCCTGCCGTGCTGATGCCGGACCCGGCCTATTTCGTCTATGTCAACGCCGCCATCCTGTCCGGTGCCGAGACGGTGATGCTGGACTGTCCGCGCGACAACAACTTCCTGCCGGACCTCGATACTCTGGCCCAGGCCCTGCTGGACCGCACCGCCCTGTTCTACCTCTGCTCGCCGTCCAATCCGCAGGGCTCCATCGCCTCGCCCGACTACCTGGCCCGCCTCATCACCCTGGCCCAGGCGCACGACTTCGTTCTGGTGCTGGACGAGACCTATGCCGAAATCTACGACCGCACGGCCCCCGCCGGCGGGTTACAGGTGGCGCGTGATCTGGCGGCACGCCAGGGCACGACCACCGACCAGGCCATGCGCAACGTGCTGGTCAGCCATTCCCTGTCGAAGCGGTCCAGCGCCGCCGGCCTGCGGGCCGGCTTCGTCGCTGGCGATCCCGACCTGATCGCCGCCTTCGCCCGGGTGCGGGCCTCCACCGCCCCGGTGATTCCGGTGCCGCTGGCCCATGCCGCTGCGGCGCTGTGGCGCGATGACGCCCATGCCGAGGCCAACCGCAACGCCTATCGCGCCCGCTTCGACGCGGCGGAGCGCCATCTCTCCAACCGCGCCGGCTTCTACCGGCCGCCGGGCGGCTTCTTCCTGTGGCTGCAGGTGGATGACGGCAAGGCCACGGCGCGGCGTTTGTGGCGCGAGGCCGCCATCCGCGCCATGCCCGGCGCCTTTCTGTCGGACAATCGCCCGGACGGCTCCAATCCGGGAACCGGCTATCTGCGCCTGGCCATCGTCCACAGCCCCGCGGTGGTGGAAGAAGCGGCGCGGCGCATCGCCCCCTTATTGTAG
- a CDS encoding methyltransferase domain-containing protein, which produces MADRLLIHIGCGFTAGPSWRNFDASPTLVFERLPLVGRLYTRNQHRFPAAVRYGDIVRRPLCPPATADAVFTSHMLEHVALDDMRRALRHILTMLKPGAPLRLIVPDLESRARAYVAAAERGDGAAAHHFMAGADLGVASEPASRLARLARMLGNAAHKWMYDRATMTTELTAAGFDRIQRCRLGDSADVPELAEIEEAGRYAGPDGPELALEARRPATESEDSSLNPTN; this is translated from the coding sequence ATGGCTGATCGCCTTCTGATCCACATCGGCTGTGGTTTTACCGCCGGGCCAAGCTGGCGCAACTTCGACGCCTCGCCGACCCTGGTGTTTGAGCGGCTGCCACTGGTCGGCCGCCTCTATACCCGCAACCAACATCGCTTTCCCGCCGCGGTCCGCTATGGCGATATTGTCCGCCGACCGCTCTGCCCACCGGCCACGGCGGACGCTGTGTTCACCAGCCACATGCTGGAACATGTGGCGCTGGACGACATGCGCCGCGCCCTGCGGCACATACTTACGATGCTGAAACCGGGTGCGCCGCTGCGTCTGATTGTTCCCGATCTGGAAAGTCGCGCCCGCGCCTATGTGGCGGCGGCCGAGCGCGGCGATGGCGCCGCCGCCCACCATTTCATGGCCGGCGCCGATCTCGGCGTGGCTAGCGAACCGGCCAGCCGCCTGGCCCGTCTCGCCCGCATGCTCGGCAACGCCGCCCACAAGTGGATGTACGACCGGGCGACCATGACGACCGAGCTGACCGCCGCCGGCTTTGACCGCATACAGCGCTGCCGCCTCGGCGACAGCGCCGATGTGCCGGAGCTGGCGGAAATCGAGGAGGCCGGGCGCTATGCCGGTCCCGACGGGCCGGAACTGGCGCTGGAGGCGCGGCGGCCAGCAACGGAAAGCGAAGATTCATCCCTGAATCCGACAAATTGA
- a CDS encoding UbiH/UbiF/VisC/COQ6 family ubiquinone biosynthesis hydroxylase, translating to MTGEDSMARRKTSGKTANRKTASGRPAAAAPAVADVAVAGAGMIGLTAALAFAQAGLRVTLLDQASPAALTDRAYDGRTTALSRASKQVLQALGVWPALAPAAEPILAVRVADGVSGAALTYDVRDLDEPAEADGSIQGLGWIVDNRDLRLALFARIARTPAIRLRAPATITAFSGAADGARLTLADGGEERAWLVAAADGARSTLRQLAGIATQGWAYGQEAFVATLAHAAPHDGVSHEIFWPDGPLAMLPLADATARRGDPAGLPHRSALVWSLERRRGRDIHGLDETRLNQAVAGRTQGLLGETRLTGQRGRYPLGVVHAERYVMPRLALLGDAGHRIHPIAGQGANLGFRDAAALAEVVGDAAELGLDFGMISVLRRYERWRRPDNTSLVLATDGLTRLFGNDRPVLRLARSAGLRAVDRMGPAKRLLMNGAMGLVGTLPRLVQGEPLGQRMAVAAKP from the coding sequence ATGACAGGCGAAGACAGCATGGCGCGACGCAAGACCAGCGGAAAGACGGCCAACAGAAAGACCGCCAGCGGCCGGCCGGCGGCGGCCGCCCCGGCGGTGGCTGATGTGGCGGTGGCCGGGGCCGGCATGATCGGCCTGACGGCGGCGTTGGCCTTCGCCCAGGCCGGGCTGCGAGTGACGCTGCTGGACCAGGCCAGCCCGGCGGCGCTGACCGACCGCGCCTATGACGGGCGGACCACCGCACTGAGCCGCGCCAGCAAGCAGGTTCTGCAGGCGCTGGGCGTGTGGCCGGCCCTGGCGCCGGCGGCGGAACCGATCCTGGCGGTCAGGGTGGCGGACGGGGTGAGCGGTGCGGCGCTGACCTATGACGTGCGCGATCTGGACGAGCCGGCGGAGGCGGATGGATCCATTCAGGGTCTTGGCTGGATCGTTGATAATCGCGACCTGCGCCTGGCGCTGTTTGCCCGTATCGCCCGGACCCCGGCCATCCGTCTGCGCGCGCCGGCGACCATCACCGCCTTCAGTGGCGCCGCCGACGGTGCGCGCCTGACCCTGGCCGATGGCGGCGAGGAACGGGCGTGGCTGGTGGCGGCGGCGGATGGTGCACGCTCTACCCTGCGCCAGCTTGCCGGCATTGCGACCCAGGGCTGGGCCTATGGTCAGGAGGCGTTCGTCGCCACCCTGGCCCATGCGGCACCGCACGACGGGGTGAGCCACGAGATATTCTGGCCGGACGGGCCGCTGGCCATGCTGCCGCTGGCGGACGCAACGGCGCGGCGGGGCGATCCCGCCGGCCTGCCCCATCGCTCGGCCCTGGTGTGGAGTCTGGAGCGGCGGCGCGGCCGGGACATTCACGGCCTCGACGAGACGCGGCTGAACCAGGCGGTGGCCGGGCGCACCCAGGGTCTGCTGGGCGAGACCCGTCTGACCGGCCAGCGCGGGCGCTATCCGCTGGGGGTGGTTCATGCGGAGCGCTATGTGATGCCGCGCCTGGCGTTGCTGGGCGATGCCGGCCATCGCATCCACCCCATCGCCGGCCAGGGGGCCAATCTTGGATTCCGCGATGCGGCGGCGCTGGCCGAAGTGGTGGGTGACGCGGCGGAGCTTGGCCTGGACTTCGGCATGATCAGTGTATTGCGCCGCTATGAGCGGTGGCGGCGGCCGGACAATACCAGCCTGGTGCTGGCCACCGACGGGCTGACCCGCCTGTTCGGCAATGACCGGCCTGTGCTGCGGCTGGCCCGCAGCGCCGGGTTGCGCGCGGTGGACCGGATGGGTCCGGCCAAGCGTCTGCTGATGAACGGGGCCATGGGGCTGGTGGGCACTCTGCCGCGACTGGTGCAGGGCGAACCGCTGGGTCAGCGCATGGCGGTCGCGGCCAAGCCATGA
- a CDS encoding DUF4743 domain-containing protein, with translation MTVAAGYAEAIARCNTGDTGQAMPWWVAEAAAPAGWLQPAVAQWLKDKSGGLFRPERRDGQDGLMLDAGDVPADRSHAVADLLPDLHGAGLAEARWGEDLDVRAGWSGDALLWLERSAADAFGIRSTDVKLVAYGEAGGELALWLGRRAATKRNDPGLWDVTVGGAVASGESIMEALAREAAEEAGLGGTRLEDARRVGRVSYCRAHAAGLQVGSCICFEAKLGLAPGLTPVDGEVDEFVLLPVSHVRKLLTVPGQVLYNSALVLIDFLLRHDAAAVSADEAAALRQALRR, from the coding sequence ATGACCGTGGCTGCCGGCTATGCGGAGGCCATCGCCCGCTGCAACACCGGCGATACCGGTCAGGCGATGCCGTGGTGGGTGGCGGAGGCGGCGGCGCCGGCCGGTTGGCTGCAACCGGCTGTTGCCCAATGGCTGAAAGACAAGAGTGGCGGTCTGTTCCGGCCAGAGCGGCGGGACGGCCAGGATGGTCTGATGCTGGACGCCGGCGACGTGCCGGCCGACCGCAGCCATGCGGTTGCCGACCTGTTGCCCGATCTGCACGGGGCGGGCCTGGCCGAGGCGCGATGGGGCGAGGACCTGGACGTGCGCGCCGGCTGGTCCGGCGACGCGCTGCTGTGGCTGGAGCGCAGCGCGGCCGATGCCTTTGGCATCCGCTCGACAGACGTCAAGCTGGTGGCCTATGGCGAGGCCGGCGGCGAGCTGGCCCTGTGGCTCGGCCGGCGGGCCGCCACCAAGCGCAACGACCCGGGCCTGTGGGACGTGACGGTGGGCGGTGCGGTGGCGTCGGGCGAGAGTATCATGGAGGCGCTGGCCCGCGAGGCGGCGGAGGAAGCCGGGCTTGGCGGCACACGGCTGGAGGATGCGCGGCGGGTCGGCCGGGTCAGCTATTGCCGGGCCCATGCGGCGGGGCTGCAGGTGGGAAGCTGTATCTGTTTCGAAGCGAAGCTGGGGCTGGCGCCGGGCCTGACACCGGTCGACGGCGAGGTGGATGAATTCGTCCTGCTGCCGGTGTCACACGTGCGGAAGCTGCTGACCGTGCCGGGCCAGGTGCTCTACAACAGCGCTCTGGTGCTGATTGATTTTCTGTTGCGCCACGATGCGGCGGCGGTATCGGCGGACGAGGCGGCGGCGCTGCGTCAGGCGCTGCGCCGATGA